From the Lathyrus oleraceus cultivar Zhongwan6 chromosome 4, CAAS_Psat_ZW6_1.0, whole genome shotgun sequence genome, one window contains:
- the LOC127136573 gene encoding uncharacterized protein LOC127136573 translates to MDMAPDRRQLQSMFQHDKESFKEYAQRWRELASQVEPPLAEKELADLFIDIVQTQFYKKVVGSASLGFSDLVAIGARVEYGLRNGKLAAVAGTSNANPKKFSGGFPRKKEGETTVVIVGQGRAPPRRRQQQYSPQQYVQQPFPYQQPMYPVQYAPQPYVAAVTPAFNQQHAQAYQAPPVYRPSPVQQRVVIPPAYQQAPAAPVYQQPRAQALRQNSQNQNRRQGDRATFNPIPRSYTELYPSLLQKGLVVPRPMGPPPDRLPPWYNPNAHCPFHEGALGHDLEGFYALKHRVRELIDSKILSFKDMRPNVKNNPLPPHGDPAVNAIEDAFVGVIVEKVDDVKTPLAAFHARLVEAGLINVIHENCEECATYPKGCQVVRDNIQDLMNKGVLQISSVTKNEDVLVIEPCFNLPEPVEILYYSGEVVPANSQSSPVEICMPTPFPYESTKSVPWKYEITAMDKVVEGSADVEVTEVVNEDVTNIAGMSRMTRSGRIYTPEFNVTPQGPNKESTIAAPTKEPEVVQSEDAVEFLKLIKRSDYKVVDQLHQTPSKISIMSLLLNSQAHREALLKVLAQAHVTQSITVDQFDGVVANIIAYNTLSFSGEELHEDGQNHNRALHISVKCKDDALARVLVDTGSSLNGKSPPLYIKK, encoded by the exons atggacatggcgcctgacagaagACAATTGCAAAGCATGTTCCAGCATGACAAAGAGTCCTTTAAGgaatatgctcagagatggagggaactGGCTTCTCAAGTTGAACCACCTCTAGCTGAGAAGGAATTGGCTGATCTATTCATCGACATTGTCCAAACCCAATTCTATAAGAAGGTGGTTGGAAGTGCTTCCTTGGGGTTCTCCGATCTTGTTGCTATAGGGGCTCGCGTCGAATATGGTTTAAGAAATGGAAAACTTGCGGCTGTAGCTGGAACTTCAAATGCTAATCCAAAGAAGTTCTCTGGAGGGTTTcccagaaagaaggaaggggaaacaaCTGTTGTGATTGTTGGCCAGGGAAGAGCCCCTCCAAGAAGAAGACAACAACAATATTCACCACAGCAGTATGTTCAACAACCCTTTCCCTATCAGCAGCCCATGTATCCCGTTCAGTACGCCCCGCAACCGTACGTGGCTGCTGTGACGCCCGCCTTTAATCAACAACATGCTCAGGCCTATCAAGCGCCTCCAGTTTACCGACCATCTCCAGTTCAACAACGTGTTGTGATTCCTCCGGCTTATCAACAAGCACCAGCAGCTCCTGTCTATCAACAGCCGAGAGCTCAAGCTCTAAGGCAAAATTCTCAGAACCAGAATAGGAGGCAAGGGGATAGGGCGACCTTCAATCCAATCCCAAGGTCGTACACTGAGCTTTATCCCTCCCTGTTGCAAAAGGGTTTGGTGGTTCCCAGACCTATGGGACCTCCACCTGATCGTCTTCCTCCATGGTACAACCCTAATGCACATTGTCCTTTTCATGAAGGTGCCCTCGGGCATGACCTAGAGGGTTTCTATGCTTTGAAGCATAGGGTTCGTGAGCTGATTGACAGCAAGATCTTGTCTTTTAAAGATATGAGACCGAAtgtgaagaacaatcctcttcctCCCCATGGAGATCCTGCAGTAAACGCCATTGAAGATGCCTTTGTTGGTGTTATAGTTGAGAAGGTGGATGATGTTAAGACTCCTTTGGCAGCATTCCATGCCCGATTGGTGGAAGCTGGCCTGATTAATGTTATTCATGAAAATTGTGAAGAGTGTGCCACATACCCAAAGGGGTGTCAAGTGGTACGAGATAACATTCAAGACTTGATGAATAAAGGAGTGCTTCAGATATCCAGTGTTACAAAGAATGAAGATGTGTTGGTAATTGAACCTTGCTTCAATTTACCCGAACCAGTTGAGATCCTATATTACAGTGGTGAAGTGGTTCCGGCGAATAGTCAGTCGTCGCCTGTTGAGATATGTATGCCCACGCCTTTTCCATATGAGAGCACCAAGTCCGTACCTTGGAAATATGAGATTACCGCTATGGACAAGGTTGTTGAAGGAAGTGCAGACGTTGAAGTGACCGAAGTTGTGAATGAGGACGTCACCAATATTGCAGGAATGAGCagaatgacccgtagtggtcgaatCTACACGCCTGAATTCAATGTGACTCCTCAAGGGCCAAACAAGGAATCAACAATCGCAGCTCCCACTAAAGAACCCGAAGTGGTCCAATCTGAAGATGCTGTTGAATTCTTAAAGTTGATCAAGAGAAGTGACTACAAGGTTGTGGACCAGTTGCATCAAACACCATCTAAGATCTCTATTATGTCTCTTCTATTGAACTCCCAAgcccatagggaggctttattgaaGGTGCTTGCCCAAGCTCATGTAACGCAAAGCATAACAGTTGACCAATTCGATGGAGTAGTTGCGAATATCATAGCTTACAATACTTTGAGCTTCAGTGGAGAGGAATTACATGAGGATGGACAAAATCACAATCGTGCTCTCCATATCTCGGTAaaatgcaaagatgatgctttggcgagagttttggttgataccggatCTTCTCTGAAT ggGAAGTCACCTCCACTTTACatcaaaaaatga